TTTTCATTTTTTGAGTAAATAATTTTACTTAATCCTCAGTGAGGGTCATTTTTATAATTGTTTATCTAACTGAACAATAACTTGTTTCGCTCTTTCAAATTCGGCTTCCATTTCTGTATTTGTTATTTGTGAATAACGAGCCATATCAGAATGTTTTAGAACTTCAATAAATTGATTAATAGTTGTTGTTTCAATATTTTTATTCTTTAAGATATCTGTAATTTTTTCCTTACTGATATCTGCAGTTTCAATACCTAATTTCGCTTTTAAGTAATTGTGTAGAGCGCGTTCTAAAGCTTCATAGAAAGCGTCTTTTTTACCTAGTTGCTTCTGAGCTTCAGATAAATATTTCTTTGCTAAACGCTCTGCTTTTCTTTGTTTGTTACCGATTAGATCATTACTTCTTTTTTCATTCTTTTTAGCGATGAAAATACCAATAGGAATTGTAATTAATGGTAGTAATAATAAAATATAAAACAAGTTTGATTTAAAGAAATCATCAGTATCTACAACTTCTAAACTACTTTTTGTTTGAATATATCTAAAGTTCTTACCTGTAGAAGTTACTGTTTGCTTTCTTACAGCATTTGTGTCTACAATTGGTTTTAATTCTTTTCCTTCTAAAACATCAACAAAGAAATCATCCGTAACAATTATATGATATTTTTTCTCTTTTGGGTTGAAGTACGAAAATGAAACGTTAGGTATTTTATATTTTCCTTTATATTGAGGAACCACAGTATATAAATCTGAAATAGCACCTGTAATTCCACCAGAATTTACACGAACACTTTCTTTTCTTTCTGGTTGATATTTTTCTAACTCAACAGGGGTAGTGATTTCTGGTAATTCAAATAATTTAAGGTTTCCTTTTCCTGAAACAGCTACTTTTATTTGAGAACTTTCATTTGCCTTTAAAGTTTCTTTACTTAATGAAACATCAAATTTAAAATCACCAACTGCACCATTAAAGTTTGCTGGTTTTCCTTCTAAAGGAAGACTTTTTGGACTAACAATCTTTTTTGCTGAAGCAAATTCTTTTTTTACATTTCTAGTAATTACATTTCCAAAAAAATCTGATCTTCCTGTAGGAACTCCAATAACAACATCCATTTTCATCGGATCAATTGTCAGTTTACCAGTTTTTGTAGGAATCAATAAAGCTTTCTGAAGTACAATATATCTATAATCTTCTCCATTATACTTACCCA
The window above is part of the Polaribacter sp. SA4-12 genome. Proteins encoded here:
- a CDS encoding BatD family protein, whose product is MKLKFYITIFISLLSLTIAAQEATLIAKVSKNKLGVNQRLRIEFSIDKQGGDHFSPPNFSNFKVVGGPSQSVSQSWINGKATFSQSYSYIIQPKVKGELIIGTASIKIGGKTITSKPIKIIVLDAVDIPKNPNDPNYVAQQNIHLVAEISKDRPYVGEGVYVEYRLYVSENVSVYNYGVTEAPKYNGFWNQVIKIQGQSPVKMGKYNGEDYRYIVLQKALLIPTKTGKLTIDPMKMDVVIGVPTGRSDFFGNVITRNVKKEFASAKKIVSPKSLPLEGKPANFNGAVGDFKFDVSLSKETLKANESSQIKVAVSGKGNLKLFELPEITTPVELEKYQPERKESVRVNSGGITGAISDLYTVVPQYKGKYKIPNVSFSYFNPKEKKYHIIVTDDFFVDVLEGKELKPIVDTNAVRKQTVTSTGKNFRYIQTKSSLEVVDTDDFFKSNLFYILLLLPLITIPIGIFIAKKNEKRSNDLIGNKQRKAERLAKKYLSEAQKQLGKKDAFYEALERALHNYLKAKLGIETADISKEKITDILKNKNIETTTINQFIEVLKHSDMARYSQITNTEMEAEFERAKQVIVQLDKQL